One genomic segment of Ipomoea triloba cultivar NCNSP0323 chromosome 9, ASM357664v1 includes these proteins:
- the LOC116029488 gene encoding DNA-directed RNA polymerase II subunit RPB2, protein MDLEEDEYEQQYNDDEEEITQEDAWAVISAYFEDKGLVRQQLDSFDEFIQNTMQEIVDESADIEIRPESQHNPGHQSDFAETIYKINFGQIYLSKPMMTESDGETATLFPKAARLRNLTYSAPLYVDVSKRVIKKGHDGEEVTETQDFTKVFIGKVPIMLRSSYCTLYQNSEKDLTELGECPYDQGGYFIINGSEKVLIAQEKMSTNHVYVFKKRQPNKYAYVAEVRSMAESQNRPPSTMFVRMLSRTSAKGGSSGQYIRATLPYIRTEIPIIIVFRALGFVADKDILEHICYDFNDTPMMELLRPSLEEAFVIQNQQVALDYIGKRGATVGVTKEKRIKYAKDILQKEMLPHVGVGEYCETKKAYYFGYIIHRLLLCAIGRRAEDDRDHYGNKRLDLAGPLLGGLFRMLFRKLTRDVRSYVQKCVDNGKDVNLQFAIKAKTITSGLKYSLATGNWGQANAAGTRAGVSQVLNRLTYASTLSHLRRLNSPIGREGKLAKPRQLHNSQWGMMCPAETPEGQACGLVKNLALMVYITVGSAAYPILEFLEEWGTENFEEISPAVIPQATKIFVNGTWVGIHRDPDMLVRTLRRLRRRVDVNTEVGVVRDIRLKELRIYTDYGRCSRPLFIVEKQRLLIKKKDIQALQLRESPEEGGWHDLVAKGFIEYIDTEEEETTMISMTINDLIQARLNPGEAYSVTYTHCEIHPSLILGVCASIIPFPDHNQSPRNTYQSAMGKQAMGIYVTNYQFRMDTLAYVLYYPQKPLVTTRAMEHLHFRQLPAGINAIVAIACYSGYNQEDSVIMNQSSIDRGFFRSLFFRSYRDEEKKMGTLVKEDFGRPDRANTMGMRHGSYDKLDDDGLAPPGTRVSGEDVIIGKTTPLSQEDAQGQSARYTKRDHSTSLRHSETGMVDQVLLTTNADGLRFVKVRVRSVRIPQIGDKFSSRHGQKGTVGMTYTQEDMPWTVEGITPDIIVNPHAIPSRMTIGQLIECIMGKVAAHMGKEGDATPFTDVTVDNISKALHKCGYQMRGFETMYNGHTGRRLTAMIFLGPTYYQRLKHMVDDKIHSRGRGPVQILTRQPAEGRSRDGGLRFGEMERDCMIAHGAAHFLKERLFDQSDAYRVHVCEHCGLIAIANLKKSSFECRGCKNKTDIVQVHIPYACKLLFQELMAMAIAPRMLTKDVKQAKDQKKKGA, encoded by the exons ATGGATTTGGAGGAGGATGAGTATGAACAGCAGTACAACGACGACGAGGAAGAGATAACGCAGGAGGACGCGTGGGCGGTGATAAGTGCATACTTCGAGGATAAAGGTCTGGTGAGGCAACAGCTTGACTCCTTCGATGAGTTCATCCAGAACACTATGCAGGAAATTGTTGACGAGTCAGCTGACATCGAGATCCGACCTGAGTCCCAGCACAATCCCGGACACCAGTCCGATTTCGCCGAG ACTATTTACAAAATCAATTTTGGTCAAATCTATCTTAGTAAGCCAATGATGACAGAGTCAGATGGTGAAACTGCAACCTTATTCCCGAAAGCTGCAAGGTTAAGGAATCTGACATACTCTGCTCCGCTCTATGTGGATGTCTCAAAGAGAGTCATCAAGAAAGGGCATGATGGTGAAGAAGTTACTGAAACTCAGGACTTCACTAAAGTTTTCATCGGGAAG GTTCCTATAATGCTTCGATCAAGTTATTGCACATTGTATCAAAATTCAGAGAAAGATTTGACTGAGCTTGGGGAGTGTCCATACGATCAAGGTGgctatttcataattaatgggAGTGAGAAGGTTCTAATTGCTCAGGAAAAGATGAGTACAAATCATGTCTATGTGTTTAAGAAGAGGCAACCAAACAAGTATGCATATGTGGCAGAAGTCCGGTCAATGGCAGAGTCTCAAAACAGACCACCAAGTACTATGTTTGTGCGAATGCTCTCACGAACTAGTGCCAAAGGG GGTTCTTCTGGTCAATATATTCGTGCCACACTTCCATATATCAGGACAGAAATTCCTATTATAATTGTTTTCCGAGCTTTAGGTTTTGTCGCTGACAAAGATATACTGGAACATATCTGCTATGATTTTAATGATACACCAATGATGGAGTTGCTGCGGCCCTCTTTGGAAGAAGCATTTGTCATTCAGAATCAACAG GTTGCTCTGGATTATATTGGGAAGAGAGGGGCTACTGTTGGTGTTACTAAGGAGAAGAGAATCAA GTATGCTAAAGATATTCTTCAGAAAGAAATGCTTCCTCATGTTGGGGTTGGAGAATATTGCGAGACAAAGAAAGCTTACTATTTTGG GTATATCATCCACCGGCTTCTGTTGTGTGCAATTGGCCGAAGGGCTGAGGATGATAGGGATCATTATGGCAACAAGAGATTGGATCTTGCTGGTCCTTTGCTTGGTGGTTTATTTCGAATG CTTTTCAGGAAGTTAACTCGTGATGTTAGATCTTATGTTCAGAAG TGTGTTGATAATGGTAAAGATGTTAATCTGCAATTTGCAATTAAAGCAAAAACCATTACAAGTGGCCTTAAGTACTCACTGGCTACTGGAAACTGGGGCCAAGCTAATGCTGCAGGTACAAGAGCTGGTGTTTCTCAG GTGTTGAATCGCTTGACTTATGCCTCAACTTTGTCACACTTGAGAAGGTTAAATTCTCCAATAGGCCGCGAAG GGAAACTAGCTAAACCCAGGCAATTACACAATTCACAATGGGGGATGATGTGTCCAGCAGAAACACCAGAAGGACAA GCATGTGGACTGGTGAAGAATCTAGCACTAATGGTGTATATAACAGTTGGTTCAGCAGCATATCCAATTTTGGAGTTTTTGGAGGAATGGGGCACTGAGAACTTTGAG GAAATTTCTCCTGCTGTCATTCCGCAAGCTACGAAGATATTTGTCAATGGTACTTGGGTTGGAATTCACCGTGACCCAGATATGTTGGTGAGAACACTGAGACGGTTAAGGAGACGG GTTGATGTCAATACTGAGGTTGGTGTAGTTCGAGATATCCGTTTGAAGGAACTACGGATCTACACTGACTATGGACGCTGCAGTCGTCCATTGTTCATTGTGGAGAAGCAAAGGCTTCTCATTAAGAAGAAAGATATTCAAGCATTGCAACTAAGG GAATCTCCCGAGGAAGGTGGTTGGCATGACCTGGTGGCCAAGGGATTTATCGAGTACATTGACACTGAAGAGGAAGAAACAACTATGATAAGCATGACCATTAAT GATCTCATACAAGCAAGACTTAATCCAGGGGAGGCTTATTCTGTTACCTATACTCATTGTGAGATTCATCCTTCACTAATTTTGGGCGTCTGCGCTTCAATTATTCCATTTCCTGACCACAACCAG TCTCCCCGTAATACATAccagtcagctatgggtaaGCAAGCCATGGGAATTTATGTGACCAACTACCAATTCCGAATG GACACATTGGCCTATGTGCTATATTATCCTCAGAAGCCTCTTGTAACCACTCGAGCCATGGAACACTTGCACTTCAGGCAGCTACCTGCTGGCATTAATGCCATTGTTGCTATTGCCTGTTATTCAGGATATAACCAAGAAGATTCTGTCATTATGAATCAGTCATCAATTGATCGTGGATTTTTCCGATCTTTATTTTTCCGCTCATATAGGGATGAAGAGAAAAAGATGGGCACACTGGTCAAAGAGGACTTTGGACGCCCTGACAGAGCTAATACTATGGGAATGAGACATGGTTCTTATGATAAGTTGGATGATGACGGTCTTGCCCCACCTGGAACTCGAGTTTCCGGTGAGGATGTGATTATTGGGAAAACTACTCCCCTCTCCCAGGAGGATGCTCAAGGCCAATCTGCCCGTTACACAAAGCGCGACCATAGTACCAGTTTGCGTCATAGTGAAACTGGTATGGTTGACCAGGTTCTACTAACGACGAATGCTGACGGGTTAAGGTTTGTGAAAGTGAGGGTTAGATCAGTTCGAATCCCTCAGATTGGCGACAAGTTTAGCAGTCGGCATGGTCAGAAGGGAACAGTTGGCATGACATACACGCAAGAAGACATGCCGTGGACTGTGGAAGGCATCACTCCCGATATTATTGTGAACCCTCATGCTATTCCTTCTCGGATGACCATTGGTCAGCTGATTGAGTGTATCATGGGGAAAGTTGCAGCGCACATGGGAAAAGAAGGAGATGCTACTCCATTCACGGATGTTACTGTGGACAACATCAGCAAAGCTCTGCACAAATGTGGTTACCAGATGCGTGGTTTTGAGACCATGTACAATGGTCACACAGGGCGACGGCTTACCGCTATGATATTCCTTGGACCTACATACTACCAAAGGTTGAAGCATATGGTTGATGACAAGATTCATTCTCGGGGGAGAGGTCCTGTGCAAATTCTCACAAGGCAACCTGCGGAGGGTCGATCACGTGATGGTGGTCTCCGGTTTGGGGAGATGGAACGAGATTGCATGATTGCGCATGGTGCTgctcattttctaaaagaaaggTTGTTTGACCAAAGTGATGCATATAGAGTTCATGTTTGTGAACACTGTGGCTTGATTGCTATAGCAAACCTCAAGAAGAGCTCTTTTGAATGCCGAGGCTGCAAGAACAAGACTGATATTGTCCAG GTTCATATTCCTTATGCATGCAAGTTATTGTTCCAAGAGCTCATGGCCATGGCCATAGCACCAAGAATGCTTACAAAGGATGTCAAACAAGCTAAGGACCAAAAGAAGAAAGGAGCATAA
- the LOC116029491 gene encoding DNA ligase 1: MSATKSSAKKRVSESEQPKPEVRKRAILEEDFDADLSEDINVLMSALKQIKEKAHKDDQKKNEEAISSGFSEVKSNIEDVKSKLEKERQNFSKALSKSSKECENLLKNESVKFQAIYEKFSKEKATHLQTLKDAVNKYEEEKQKLFTRYEQLRKKEKIMLSELEKDTTKRLAELEESLKKKKKQDDKAFSSLRKKLGSFLDNPSDEDFLLDD, translated from the exons ATGTCAGCGACGAAATCGAGCGCGAAGAAGCGAGTTTCGGAATCGGAGCAGCCGAAACCGGAGGTCCGGAAGAGAGCCATCCTAGAAGAGGACTTCGATGCCGATCTCTCCGA AGATATCAATGTTCTAATGTCGGCATTGAAGCAGATAAAAGAGAAAGCTCATAAGGACGATCAGAAGAAGAACGAAGAGGCGATTTCAAG TGGTTTTTCAGAAGTCAAGTCAAATATTGAAGATGTGAAGTCCAAACTTGAGAAAGAAAG GCAAAACTTTTCCAAGGCACTCTCCAAGAGCTCAAAAGAG TGTGAGAACTTACTGAAGAATGAAAGTGTCAAGTTCCAAGCAATCTATGAGAAGTTCAGCAAGGAGAAGGCTACGCATCTGCAGACTCTGAAAG ATGCTGTGAACAAGTATGAGGAAGAAAAGCAAAAGTTATTCACACGATATGAGCAACTAA GGAAAAAGGAGAAGATTATGTTATCTGAACTTGAGAAAGACACTACAAAAAGATTGGCTGAACTAGAAGAgtcattgaagaagaagaagaaacag GATGATAAAGCATTTAGCTCCCTGAGAAAGAAACTAGGTTCATTTCTGGACAACCCTTCTGATGAGGACTTCCTACTTGATGACTAA
- the LOC116029489 gene encoding uncharacterized protein LOC116029489, giving the protein MTTGSLGLRSSGSYGSLPQFQNISVAIQTTPPIPPRKPPKMFKEKEGLFVWICKVAPRKKVGMLLLCAVSAAVFVWVLYVGKGEDSQGPGIPNININNTIRNREFLKEPEQKNNLSPKRNSIGGIAASGQPPLPPVYFTGYTLPPGNPCEGFTLPPPPADKKRTGPRPCPVCYLPVEEAIALMPNAPSFSPIVKDLTYIHEENLVKSEFGGSEFGGYPSLSQREDSYDIRESMNVHCGFVKGVRLGHDTGFNIDDSDLDEMETCQGVVVASAIFGAFDLVRQPMNISEYAKKNVCFYMFVDNETEEFLRNSSDLDSSMRLGLWRIVVVHKLPYSDARRNGKIPKLLLHRLFPNARYSLWIDGKLELVVDPYQLLERFLWRKNASFAISRHYRRFDVFVEAEANKAAGKFDNASIDFQIEFYKKEGLTPFSAAKFPITSDVPEGCVILREHIPISNLFTCLWFNEVDRFTPRDQISFSTVRDRIRSRTNWTVEMFLDCERRNFVVQGYHRDILEQGVHPPPLGNSAVIHPPPLVYQSIMASNHSSPVRKSSARHRRDRRSRHHRSSLPEVVRISL; this is encoded by the exons ATGACTACAGGGTCATTGGGTCTTCGTTCTTCAGGGAGTTATGGATCTTTGCCGCAATTCCAGAATATTTCAGTGGCAATCCAAACTACACCACCTATCCCACCAAGAAAGCCTCCCAAGATGTTTAAGGAGAAAGAAGGATTGTTTGTTTGGATCTGCAAAGTTGCGCCTCGAAAGAAGGTTGGCATGCTGCTCTTATGTGCTGTTTCTGCTGCAGTTTTTGTTTGGGTCTTATATGTTGGCAAAG GTGAAGATTCACAGGGACCTGGCAttccaaacatcaatattaataatactatCAGAAATAGAGAATTTCTTAAAGAACCTgaacaaaaaaataatcttTCCCCTAAAAGAAATAGTATTGGAGGAATTGCAGCTTCAGGACAGCCCCCACTCCCTCCTGTATATTTTACTGGATACACACTTCCTCCCGGCAACCCTTGTGAAGGCTTCACATTACCTCCGCCGCCAGCAGATAAGAAGAGGACTGGACCACGAC CATGTCCAGTGTGCTACCTTCCTGTTGAAGAAGCTATTGCGTTAATGCCAAATGCACCATCATTTTCTCCTATAGTTAAGGATTTAACTTATATACATGAAGAAAATTTAGTTAAAAGTGAGTTTGGAGGTTCAGAATTTGGTGGATATCCTTCACTGAGTCAGAGGGAAGATTCCTATGATATAAGAGAGTCAATGAATGTCCATTGTGG ATTTGTCAAAGGGGTCAGACTTGGACATGATACAGGTTTTAACATTGATGATTCTGACCTTGATGAGATGGAAACTTGTCAAGGCGTGGTGGTTGCATCAGCAATATTTG GAGCTTTTGATTTAGTTCGACAACCGATGAACATAAGTGAATATGCCAAGAAAAATGTGTGCTTTTACATGTTTGTGGACAATGAAACAGAAGAATTTCTAAGAAATTCCAGTGACTTGGATAGTAGTATGAGATTGGGATTGTGGAGAATTGTTGTTGTTCATAAGCTACCTTACAGTGATGCTAGGCGCAATGGGAAG ATTCCAAAGCTTCTACTTCATAGACTATTTCCAAATGCACGGTATTCTCTCTGGATTGATGGAAAACTTGAACTGGTTGTGGATCCATATCAACTACTTGAAAG GTTCTTGTGGAGAAAAAATGCCAGCTTTGCTATATCGAGGCACTATAGGCGTTTTGATGTGTTTGTGGAAGCAGAAGCTAATAAAGCTGCTGGGAAGTTTGACAACGCCTCCATTGATTTCCAGattgaattttataaaaaagAGGGCCTTACACCATTCTCTGCAGCTAAGTTCCCAATAACAAGTG ATGTTCCAGAGGGATGCGTTATTCTTCGTGAGCAcattccaatttccaacctCTTTACTTGTCTTTGGTTTAATGAAGTAGACCGTTTTACTCCCCGAGACCAGATTAGCTTTTCTACAGTAAGGGACAGGATCAGGTCCAGGACAAATTGGACCGTCGAGATGTTCCTAGACTGTGAAAGACGCAACTTTGTGGTCCAG GGGTATCATCGAGATATTCTCGAGCAGGGGGTGCATCCACCTCCACTCGGTAATAGTGCAGTCATCCACCCCCCACCCCTAGTTTATCAATCTATTATGGCTTCCAATCATAGCAGCCCGGTTAGAAAGAGTTCCGCTAGGCACAGAAGAGACAGGCGATCCAGGCACCACCGGAGTTCCTTGCCAGAAGTAGTAAGAATATCACTGTGA